One Bosea sp. 685 DNA segment encodes these proteins:
- a CDS encoding ABC transporter permease encodes MLRFALTRIVMAIPTLLIVAVSVFVLIRLIPGDPASLMLGDLATPASIADLRARLGLDQSLPTQFGIWFSHLLKGDLGISINSQEPILPLILSRFWVSAQIVLVAVFFASLVAVPAGVIAAWRQDSTLDLGLVGAATLLLSIPTFWLGLLLLLFFGLKLEWLPVVGYVSIGDDPWRGIIYLIMPILTLFLHEIGVILRMARASTLEVLRLDYITHARAKGLSEGAVLWRHAFKNAFGPTWTLIGLVLGNLLGGIAVVETVFTIPGLGRLLVDSIFARDYPVIQGCMLFVAFCYVLVNLVIDLCYPIFDPRVTAQ; translated from the coding sequence ATGCTGCGTTTTGCACTGACCCGGATCGTGATGGCGATCCCGACCCTGCTGATCGTGGCAGTGTCGGTTTTCGTCCTGATCCGCCTGATACCCGGCGATCCGGCCTCGTTGATGCTGGGCGATCTCGCGACGCCCGCTTCGATCGCCGATCTGCGGGCCCGGCTCGGGCTCGACCAGAGCCTGCCCACGCAGTTCGGCATCTGGTTTAGCCATCTGCTGAAGGGCGATCTCGGCATCTCGATCAACAGCCAGGAGCCGATCCTGCCGCTGATCCTGTCGCGCTTCTGGGTCAGCGCCCAGATCGTGCTGGTCGCGGTGTTCTTCGCCAGCCTCGTCGCAGTGCCGGCCGGTGTCATCGCCGCCTGGCGGCAGGATTCGACGCTCGATCTCGGCCTCGTCGGCGCTGCCACGCTGCTGCTCTCGATCCCGACCTTCTGGCTCGGCCTGCTGCTGCTGCTGTTCTTCGGCCTCAAGCTCGAATGGCTGCCGGTGGTGGGGTATGTCTCGATCGGCGACGATCCCTGGCGCGGCATCATCTATCTGATCATGCCGATCCTGACGCTGTTCCTGCATGAGATCGGCGTGATCCTGCGCATGGCGCGGGCCTCGACGCTCGAGGTTTTGCGGCTCGACTACATCACCCATGCCCGCGCCAAGGGGCTCTCGGAAGGCGCGGTGCTCTGGCGCCACGCCTTCAAGAACGCGTTTGGGCCGACCTGGACGCTGATCGGCCTCGTGCTCGGCAATCTGCTCGGCGGCATCGCGGTCGTCGAAACCGTCTTCACCATCCCCGGACTGGGCCGGCTCCTGGTCGATTCGATCTTCGCCCGCGACTACCCCGTCATCCAGGGCTGCATGCTCTTCGTCGCCTTCTGTTACGTGCTGGTGAATCTCGTGATCGATCTCTGCTATCCGATCTTCGACCCGAGGGTGACGGCGCAATGA